The DNA segment gtagtatttttgtttttttcttaggaTTTTCAAACACAAAGATAAATGCGTTCTTGCGTTCTTGATGCCAGTAGTGTAGGTGTTTCATTTATATTGTGTGTGCAGGTTATTGCAAAGTGGATGAGACACCCAAAGGCTGGTACGTCCAGTACATTGATCGTGACCCGGAGACGATCCGCAGACAGGAAGAGCTAGAGAGGAAGAAGAAACAGGATATGGACGATGAAGAACGCAGCGCCAAATTCATCGAAGAACAAGTCCGCCGCGGCCGAGAGGGCAAGGAGCCAgaggtgtgtttgtgtactgAAAATGTTTTGTGTATTATCTTGCTCAGATTTTCATTGTCCGTGTATCTACAGGAAGAACCAGTGTTCACAGAACTCAAGCGAATGAATGAAGAAGAGAAAGTAGCTTTCAATTTGGACATTGCTTTAGCAGGACCTTCTAAAACAAGGTATCACCAGTCTAGAAGTCTCATAAAGCAACATGGCTGTAGTGTGGGTGACAgtaaatatctgtttttatttctatagcaccaCTTTGGGTCCTAGTGCCCTTAAAGCTGCAGCCTCTGCAAAAAGGAAAGAGCCTTCCCACAGCGGAGACTCGAAGGACAAGAAAAAGAAATCGGCTCTGGATGAGATAATAGAGGCACGTTCttcattaatgtttttctgtttagCTACTTTTCTTGTTATGTCGGTGTTACATATTCATGAAATATACATAATGCAGCTATGATTCAACCGGGACTTTCCCTTCGTGTGTCTTCCAGATGGAGGAACAGAAGAAGAAATCTGTAAGATCGGATAACTGGATACAAGCAAACATCGTAGTGAAAGTGATCACTAAGAAACTGGGAGAGAAGTATTACAAGAAGAAAGCAGTCATCCGGGTAACCGCAGCTCTGTCATTACAGGACACACAGAGGGGTTCGATGTTTCCTACAGTGATGTTGTGTGTGATTTCACAGGAAGTGCAGGGTAAATACACAGCTGTGGTGAAGATGATCGACTCTGGAGACAAACTCAAACTGGACCAGAGTCATTTGGAGACGGTCATTCCAGCTCCTGGTAGTAcctgttactttttatttttcagtgtaactcaaaatgaagaaagaaagaaattctcAATCTAATCTCTCGTTCTGTCTCAGGTAAGCGAGTTTTGATTGTGAATGGTCAATATAAAGACACAGAGGCTATCCTGGAAGGCATAAATGAGCACAAATTCTCTGCTACACTCACTTTAGACTCGGTGAGTTCCCTCTGAAAATTATCGTCACTGCACACTATTAAAAGAATGACTCTAATTCAATGCACCTAATGAAGTTAGAGCGGGATTTTGTAGCGTTTAGTCAATTTCTGTTAGCTTTCAAGTCATCTATATGCTGATGTAGTAAGAAACGAATCCTTTTATGCAGCAAAGATACCttcaattgatcagaagtgagtaaatgagtaaaaaagtttctattcaaagaatcctgaaaaagatgttttgtgttgtccactaaaatattaagcagcacatctgtcaGCATTCATCTAAAgatcctgtggctcagtggtagagcattgtattagcagcgcaaaaggttgtgggttcgattcccagggaacacacatgctggtaaaaaatgtatagcctgaatgcagtgtaagtcgctttggataaaagcgtctgctaaatgcataaatgtaaatgtaaagcatgtttttttgtcttggtTTAGGGTCGGATGAAAGGAAAGACAGTGGAGGGGATTGCATATGAGGACTTCTCCAAATTGGCCTGatgttctttcttctttttcagaGTGCATAAATAAGACTCTTAAATGACCTGATTTGCATATTGGAACAAAATGAccaatgttttttattgtgttttttgtccattGTTATCTCTGTTGtcattgaaaacagttgcatatgattaaaatataacaaattttcGATTAAATATCTCAAGTAAACGCTCAAGGCGGAAGTCTTATAATACATTAATTAGTTTTTGATTGGCTTTAATTATTAAGTAATTTCAGTTCATCTGGTTGATGTGCATCACTGTTTtcctatattttgtaaatatcttcTTGTagtattaaaaaccttttttcaaaTGGCAAAATGGCATGTTTCAGTTTTCTTTGCTTCTCATtgcttttactaaaaaaaaaaacagatttctacCAATCTCTTAGCAAGTGTCCTAAGCTAGTTGCCACACTCATGCTCTCAGATAGCGGTCAGGAAGCTGTCCAGCTGAGGCAGGATATAGCTGGTGTAACTTCCATCAATGAAGCCCTTCCCACTGTTATGGATGAACCAGCAGTAGACATCTGATCCTCGTTTCTTGTCACGTCTGAAATCCTTCTGCCAGCCCCTGATTGATATACAGATAttgcaaaattttaaaacatgaacatgatAGAACAGAAGTTGGATTGGGTGGATCTTCAAGTCAGTCAAGAAAATGTTAGTGAAGACATTTAACGTCCTTATTAATTGAAGGTCTTATAAATTAGTCAAATCAtgtttctgtttaaatctagTGTGTTGCAGACTTTCTctgattgttatttttatgggTAGGGGAAAATATAATGTGTGATATATATGTGATAGTACCTGGTGACAGCTAGTTTGTTGCCTTTCACTTCCATCGTGGCCTTTTTCTTCTTTGGATCTGCTCCCTCATGCACGCCGTACACCTTCACTTTTGGTTCCTTTGCAAACTGACCTGTTATGAGACGCAAAATCCATTTTTGAGAACAAGACCCACACACTTGATGATGTGATGAATAATGTGTTTAAGCTTTTTcgtacatttaaatattaagtaaCTTACCAATGAGACCGTGAACCTGTTTGGAGTATTTGTTGTCGCTAGACATGTAAATGCCCAGGAAGTCCACCTGCACGGGATGCTTCTTCCACACGCGATGCAAAAGCACCATCACTGAAATCTTCCCATCAATCATCACGGTAACATGTTGCTCTTTCACTATGGTGACCCTCATCCTGATAAACAAGAGTTTTGCATTTAGAGGGatagttctgtcattaattagtcaTCTTTATGTCTTCAgaccacaaattaagatatttttgctgaaatccgagagctttctgactctgcatagacagcaatgtaactgacacgttcaaggcccaaaaaggtagtaaggacattgttaaaataatccatgttacatcagtggttcaagcataattttatgaagctaccaGTATATTTTTTGTGAGCAAAgaattaaaagtttggggtcacgtGACAAGAGTGATGAAGTGAGAAGACTGACACTATGATGATGGATCCTCGTTCTTCTTTTAATATAAGTGAGTGTCTTTATTGTTGTTgggttttcaattaaaaaaaataacaatgaaccACAAACTAAGCATTCGTTTTAAATAAGGGAAAAGGCCTTATTTGGGTTACAACGCAATGCACCTTattcatgttgttaataaaagttagaTGTTTAATATAGTTAAAATTAGTGACCGTGTCACTAgataaaattgcttatttttctggacctaaacattcttcaaaacatttgggataatgtaagtacacaagtcagcaaaatatataacactgttctagtggtttttggatattttaataaataaatcatacatattGTGTAgggattcactcaactcacgattcaattcgattaacgatttttttttttttttaaacaaacaaaatgatatttaagacaaattatgaattaaatgtgtccttttattattgtttggttaaaatgctgtacatttctttgtgaaattgaagtataactgtaataatatactaatttagcacttgcatattgttggtcttttgttggttttgattgcttcttttgtcctcatttgtaagtcactttggataaaagtgtttgctaaatgacaaaattgaaatagaatgtaaatgtaaaaaactaaactaaattgaaattttaaaacaagccacaaataaaataaataacaaataaactaaatctcTTCATATGAACAAAGTAAGGCTtcgtctgtgctctttccatttaaaattagaggcaaccgctgcattttaatcatgatccaaacaaagatgctgcatacatgcaacatgagaagtttttaatttaaattagattgtataattacGAAATTTTGAAGCAAAGACAGAAgagtttgacttcagttttgtgaaactatacttaaaaatatctgcatgaaacagcggatgagctgaatgagacacagattccctctctgccagcaggtggcgctaaaagcgtttccttggtttctgctgtaaacgaattagagctgcacttatgaactttaatatgcattatacagaggcaaaatgaaaaggaaaaataccatctaaacttttctaaagacagtaagttcccctcagacatgcattcatgtGAACTCCTTCCCCTAACTGAATCGCCATTTGTTtaacatctcaaccgatttgaatcgtcacatatttgaatcgatttttgTTACATCCCTAATATTGTGCCTTTAACTCATGTTTAACAGTTGCTTCTTGTCAGCTTAGGCTACATTTTTccaatgaattttaattaatatacaaattaatcaaattttttttgttgttgttacaaattgttcataaatttatttttaacatcgCACCCCCAGCACCCTCAGCAACCTCAGCAACCCTGCTTCCCGCGATAATGCACGGTGGTACTCTCGTGAACGTGCATTGAACTCTGAcactgaagagaagaaattgtttaataaaatcattatttttgttttctttgcacacaaaaagttttctcgTAACTGCGTAAAATTAAGGCTGAACCACTGAAGTGACGTTGAcagttttaatgatgtccttactgcctttctgggccataaaatgtttcagttgtgttgctgtctatcccgggtcagaaagctcttggatttcatccagaaatatttgttttccgaagatgaagcaaggtcttatgggtttgagacaacgtgagggtgagtaattaatgacagattcttcatttttgggtgaattatccctaaataaaacatgaattataGCTTCCATAATAAATGTCCCCGGTATTATTATGCATGTtgtcataaagtaaaaaaaaaaaaaaagtttttaataatagcCAATAATATCACATGAtccaattaaattaataaaacagattaaaaaatgttctattgaatattccatttcattttggaaataaatcagattatgaaagttaaatgttataaatactcTTATCCTCTTAAAAAAATGATGGCCATATGATGGACAAAAAACATTTCACTTAACAAAACTAAAGTTTTGTTTCTCAGATCTGCAGTTCAAGTATATTATAAAGTTTACTAGCTTGCAGTCACTGATTCCtatttttgtggtgtttgttggAGTAAGTTTGTTTTTAGATACCTGTTAACTGCAAGCTCAACTGTGGCTCCCCAAGAGAAGGAGTGATTGTTCCTTCCTTCCATCAGGTTGATTCTGTCAGTTCCTACTATAACCTGCACACTGTCTGTTTTAGAGTATATAGAGATGGTGCCGAAATATGTTTGGATTTTGTTGTTCTTCATCTTCTTAGACCCAACCAACTGACCGTTGATTGTAACTCctggacaggaaaaaaaaaacacatatggaatatgaaataaataaaagacttcAGTTTTTTGAGGTGATGGAAGACGTCAAGTTACCTGTTCCAGGATCTGAAATCAGGTTGAGGATGTGCCCTGGTCTGGAGTCAATGTTGAAGCAGATGTCCATGTTGCTTTTGGGTAAGTGAATGATGAAGTGGGGATCACTGTCCACTGCAATAAAATCAAAAGGATGAGGGAGATGCACAATAGAATATGTAACAGTGGTAGAGCAGTATTCCTTAAGCTTTTAAGTGAACCAAAAATGCACTAggtaaataaaaactgaaaaacgaATACTGAAGTGGACATTTTTGGTTTAGCTTGTGaggaaaaattaatttttgacaaatgtaaaagccctttcacacca comes from the Cyprinus carpio isolate SPL01 chromosome B4, ASM1834038v1, whole genome shotgun sequence genome and includes:
- the kin gene encoding DNA/RNA-binding protein KIN17, encoding MGKADFLSPKAIGNRIKAKGLQKLRWYCQMCQKQCRDENGFKCHCMSESHQRQLLLASENPYQFLNYFSEEFKSDFLELLRRRFGTKRVHNNIVYNEYISHREHVHMNSTQWETLTDFTKWLGREGYCKVDETPKGWYVQYIDRDPETIRRQEELERKKKQDMDDEERSAKFIEEQVRRGREGKEPEEEPVFTELKRMNEEEKVAFNLDIALAGPSKTSTTLGPSALKAAASAKRKEPSHSGDSKDKKKKSALDEIIEMEEQKKKSVRSDNWIQANIVVKVITKKLGEKYYKKKAVIREVQGKYTAVVKMIDSGDKLKLDQSHLETVIPAPGKRVLIVNGQYKDTEAILEGINEHKFSATLTLDSGRMKGKTVEGIAYEDFSKLA